DNA from Choristoneura fumiferana chromosome 6, NRCan_CFum_1, whole genome shotgun sequence:
acttgcacatcatATTTTTGATCTTATTAGCAGAACGATTCTCAACGagaaatctaagattttttaagCGTTATTCTTGGGTGAATTGTTTGGGGGCAAAGGGTTAAAATTGGTATGCATGCTCGAGAAATGCGGACTCAAACTGGTACCGGTACCGGTATAAGACCGGTACATTCGAAAAAATATTCGttgaaaaaaacttaatatttgcAAATCAGTCATAGAGTACCTACGTCGACGTACTCGTATACTAtaagtacatacctacgtaGCTGGTTTTATTAAATGTTAGTGAGGTGACGTAAAAAGGCTTTTACGGTATATTTCAGGGCGGGGCAAGGTAACGTAAACACATTAGTATCAGGCTTACTCAGATACTCAATTACATTCGCGGGTGGAAACGAGGAGTCACGATTCAAAACAGGTTCTTCGTAAATTGTctcataaagaaagaaaaaaagaaaatgcgtttattgccaacaacAATCAGGTAggtgtataataaatattacacaagaaggttacctactctaaaaattaagttaacttactaactatatgAAATATATATCATAGTTTAATTGAAGGTTGGAATTCGTTGATAGCAAAAGTGCAGTTAGTTGCTAATACTCTCAAGTGATTAGATATTCGTGCATTTGACCTCTTTCAAGTCagttaggtacataatattaaatttatgtaGATTGCTGAATCATGGGCATAACACTAGGCTACTTTTATACCGATATTCTCATGGGATCGAGATGTACGAGTATCTGGGTAAAGTTCAGTGTGAAATTCATAAAGCGTAAATTAAAACCACGACGTTACACATGGGAACTGCCACGGGGATTAAGTAAAAATCCAGAATTTCAATCCCACTGATACTCGTACATCTAATGGTTCAAGCGAGCGAAGCCATAAAGGCTAGTATGTAATGAAAACCTTATTTATCTCCATCTTATGCCTGTGATAGAGCTAAGTGACTATTTGGCTGacggctgactgactgacaacgCCCAACCTACACCACTGGAGCTGGAGTATAATTATGTAGAGGCCAGATAAATAAACCATTAACTGGGCCATTATCAAATTTTGCGCAGAACACTGTTACTGTGTACTTTCCACTTTAATATTTTCAGTATACGTTTGTGTGCCTTAATACCGTCTTTTCATTCCACGGAACCTCAGAAGGCGCACctataaacgtattttttggaCTTGAGTCGCCTTAAGAGCCAAGGACCTAGTCATTGCctttgtttaattgttttttgtttttaaatttatataaagtgGTAGCGTGCAATCAGGTAAAATCCATTAAAGACGAATGGGAAGGCCCAGACAATGCCGGACTCTCACCAGTTGAAAAACTCGGCGACACGACCCCAACTCCCTGAAGCTTTCTTGAAACCTATTCCTTGATGATCTTAGAgttgaactaaaaaataataagtttattataattttccaGGCGCTGACGTGCTCCTGCGTCGCGATCCACGCCGTAAGCTTCAACACGGACGTGGAGACTGGTATGCTGGTCACGGGCACCTTCGTCGGATACCTCATCGTCTTCGCTGGAGCTGCTGCTGGTAACGCCTTTGATAAGTTTCACCAATTTCGAAATTCTGAGCTTGACTCTCATCCCGGTTTTGTAGTCAtggaaaaataataacaacttATTCAACAAAAAGGTTTTCGCAAGAATAATTCCATAGATATGAATACATTACATAATAAAATGCCCGTTTGTGCTCTGTATATGGACCTTGCTAAGACGTTTGATTTTGTTAATCACAACATATTATTCACTAAACTATATATGTAGATATGGGTTGCGTGGTAGGGTAGGTAATGCTTACGGTTCGGTAaaatcttatttgaattttgaacatgaaactcaTTTTGAAAATCTTATTTGAATACTCGGAAACAAATTACTCGAATACAAAGAATATGTATGAAATCAAAGACAAAGACTATTTATCAGATTTTAAACAAATAAGATACGGTGTACTACAGGGGAGCGTCTTGGGACCACTAGTATTTCTCATTTACTGTAATTTGacagtaataaaaattaaaattagccTAAATAACCTAacgataaaatttaatttttaatacaagctttttttgctgactgtactttttgttggctgtacttgcattgtcacccaaactacatttgcataccaaatttcaagtcgatgctataaaccgttgaagagttctgtcctacggagacgatcctggctggactaccaggatgtcactactatattattgtatagtcacgcaatttacataagtattccaaatttcaagtcaatctgattactggaagttggtaaaatttaacttgcaagatttgattacagacagacagacagacaacgggacaggtgaaaccacataaaagcttgtaaaaatagtaTTTGTTTTACCACTTTCTTGATGTAATttttccacattttttttttgtatattttgattGAGCTAAGCCGCAAACATGCACGCACTCACTCAGTCTCACTCAAGGTCCAGCAGTCCCGCCAAATCGCTTTatgtaattttcattaaagttattaatttatcttttcAGGCTACTTTTTGCAGACACCCTCTCACAAGCGCATTGACATTTTCTACACTTTGATCGGAGTGGGTTTGTTCGTTGCCAGTGGCGCCATCCTTATTGACAGGTAAGGCATTATTTTTATTCCGCAAGTAGCAATAGAAATAAGGTAAATTGTTAAGCCttctttttattacaaaataagtctGTTAAAATTAGTAACTGATGCCTACatttaccgtttttgtcaatttaaaaatctaaaattgctaaaagtggcttcgaAGCGGTGTCATTTCGTGTGCTCCTCCTACCTACCCCATTGGGTGGGTGTGTCTGAGTATGTCACACCGTAGTTTTACTAACGACACTCTGTCGTGCCACTTATGGACTATGCTATTCGTACAAACATAGGTACACGtgaagataaataaaatgtggTCAAAGTTTGTTGGTAAAGTGACTGGATCCACCATCTATCTGATTTCGTTCATAAGATTCGAAACCATTATCTATATGTTAAGAGTATATCTACTCTGCACAAAACATTCTTTAGGTAAATATGTTTTCTTTAGTATTTAACTCATGACGGTCTTGTTGAAGATTCTAACGTTTAAATTCCTATTTTCAGGTACCACAACGCAACAAGGACCGAGGAAGTAAAGAAGATGCTGGCAAAAGCCTCTCTGTCCATCATCAATGGAGGAGTCCTCCTCATCGACGCCATCGTCACGCAACGCGGCGGTTAATCTAAAGCGTATCTTGCATTAGGTATATGAGGCACCCATTCTAATAATACTTTGTAACTTATAACAGAACATGTGCACTCTTTCCAAAGAACCACCtaattacaaatttattttaccTCAAATAGAACGAAATTAAAATTACGACGACCGAATTTGTAAGTTTGAGCCTAAACTATGTATAAGCCTAGGTCCTGTTAAACGGTAGGTACCTAACCGTATTTTAAGTTACTCGATTAAGCATCTTGgtagaaaaacaaaacatatgtTCAAGGGGTGACTCGATCGGAGTGACTTATTTTTGCATGTATTCGAACTATTCAGTTCCGCGAGATTACAATCGAGGAGATACTGTTCGCATCCTTTGCTTTTATTATGGGTCAGCTAACGTTGACGCTCGCACTCCAATGTTAGGGCtgcatttttttgtaattaaagtCTAAGTAAAATAAAGTAACAGTCTACATAAGTTCTACATGTAAAGGATATCACAAAATGTATCTACAATACCATTCGGCTACAAAAtacaaatgtattaaataagcaCAGGACTACGAGAATCAAATATTTTGTGAAAAGAAAAATCTTCATTGCATTCGCTAGAACAACATTGAAACTTAACTAAAGTTTTGATATTTCTCAAGTCCTGCCTTAAATGCCAATTACCCTCCAACAGTGCCTCGGCAataatattgtataattatttttataagaaagATAGagtaacataatttatttttgaatatttcatTAACTTCTAAGATGTATCATGTAAGATTTTTTAGCACTCGGTAGAGTCACAATGGCATTTAAtgtttcataaataatattttacatattCAAACATTTCGAATTTTATCGCATTTGTGTCTATAATGTTTTGTATTCTATCTTTATTACATAAATACCAATTGAATTGTTgtttaatatacatacctattttAACAACGGCTTACGTCGTGAAAAacgtatctgttttctgtatcattAAGTGTCACTTCAGtacttatttattcattataagggtataattaaataaagcaGCGCACTTCGACCCATCATTTCCATCAGAAAATTTTCACTCTCTAAGCAATAATCAATGCGTCAAACCCTTTGTGAATGTTATTagttctgacgttttgaaagGTATCGCAAGATTTATGATTTTACTTGTTTTCaggtacgtaggtaggtacattgatCAAAGTGACCATTTTATAATAGAAGGTTTTGAATGTAGGACGCCCTTCGATAAcatttaaatctaaaaatgaaattaaatttagtgcAACTGATTTTAGTGTTGTTGCTCACTTGTCTTGTTGAATCTTCTAAATTGAGTGACAAGGCTTCTTATATTTCAAATTCAGAGTTTGAATTTCGTGTACAACTATCAGTAGTTTGGTGCCGCAGTAATCCTGGAGACGTAACGGCTTTTTTGACAAATTATCAAGGCTCTGTCAAAACAATATACATCGATGCGCTTATTGACAATCAAACCATAGCCTTCCAACAAGCCATTCTATTCATAACCACATACCATGAATTCCTATATTTCGTGGATAAAATGGACACAAAAATAATTGTTCCAAGTAAAGTTATTGTGATTCTATCCAGCCTCAAAACAGAATCAGTTTTGAACTTAATCACAGAAACTGCTTGGGAACACGATATTGctgatttaataatattgaattCCGAGGACGCCGGACAAACTGTTGAAATGTTCACATACTTTCCCTACAGCAGTAGTAATGGTTGTGGTAATACTTCGGCCGTAAAGATGGATctgataaaaagtaatttttaccCTAGGAAGTTTAATAATTTTCATGGCTGTGAAGTGAACATTTCAGGTCGTACAGTTTTTCCGTATTTTATATGCACGAATAACACCGAAGCGGCTGGCGATAATGGCGGCATTTTCAAAAAATGGTTAACGATCTTATTTGGATGTTTAAATACTACATTGAATTGGATGTGTGCCGGAGAAGTCAAAGGAGATTCAGATAATCCCGGTTTTGAACTGATTCACAAAAAATATGATGTATATGCGAGTATATTCCTTGATGAGAACTTCATCATTGAAGTACTTTCATTACCCATACTATATTTTTGTGAAATAGCATGGTGCGGGCCACCACAGCGTGAAATTTATGTTTGGGCAAAAGTTATTGTTCCCATGATAAGTAACATTACGGCTTTGCTTGGAATCACTTTATTCGTGCTTGCTGTTGTTTTGAAAGTAATTCATAGAATTGAGTCCTACAAAGGCAACAAAAAGAGTCCTCTAATAGTTTGGACCACGCTAGCAATTTTTTTGGGGCAGCAAGCCAACTACGTATCGAAATCGTTCTTAATGAATTTATTGTTCTTGCTCTGGATTTGGTTTTCTTTAATTGTGGGTCTTATTTATCAAGGAGAACTAGTGCGAGGGCTGCAGACACAGCATTTGGAACCACGTTTTGGAACTTTAGAAAATGCCATTAAATTATTGGACGGCTACGGCGGATCCAGATTGATGAAATATTATCAGAAAGGAACATCTATTGAAGAAAATTTTGAGGTGTTGCCATATGaaacggtagtttcatatatTCCTGAGATAGCGGATGGAAAACGTTTTCTTGTAGCTACCGATAAACTGCGGATGAAGGGGTATACTAGTTTGCAATTCTTGGATAAATCTGTTATTCATTTACCCTTGGCACCGATTGTTCGACCACGCTGGGGCGCTATTGTTGAGCTTGAGTCTTTAACATTGAGGTCAGCAGAAAGCGGCCTTTCTGAGAAACTATTCCGCGATTTATATGTTGAGTTAACGAAACAGGTTGTCCACAGTTCCTCGCAACAATGGAGCACGTTAAGTTTGGATTTAGTTACATTGAGCACATGTTTTTATGGTTTAGctattatgtatatattatgttttgtaattttttgtattgAGATTGTTTATGACTGGCTGTTTACCCCATCTATAAAGGGCGTGTTTGAGGTTCGAAACGTCAACAAGGTACATTTATCCTAGAATGTTTGTCTCATCTTATACTAAAGCGATCTTATCTTATCACACACACGTCGACGAAAGCATTCCGATGATGTTACTACTTATCTTTATTCTGCTGTGTATATGGCTAGGtaaattaaaagtgaaatacaaatatttacagtacaatataatgactctttattgaacaccaacttataataagcagtacagaaaacaggtaaatACATAGAGATTTACCAAGGTAAGCAAGGTAAGGTTTAATAGGCGGCAACGCTAAAACAAcaaatgtgacaaatttgtgTGTACATTTTTTATTGGTAATAAATCAGCATCTCTAACTAACAATACAATTATAAGGTGTCTTCAGCCTTTTCATTTGAACTCAGGTAGTGATAGTTTGATTCGAAATAGACaacattttcaaattattctggAATAGGTATTTTAGCAGGTTATTGGGGTTAGCTTGACTGAATAGAATACTTCTGTAAAGTTgtctttattcattttttttcgttcAAAGTATAGTCTCGCCTTTGACGTGTAGGTACACTTTCAACATCAATCAATGTATGGAACATTTATCGACTGATTAGGAAATAAACCCGGAAAAAATCCTTAATCGCGGTCTTaagtcgagtttagctcgacatgttagtttttgttatttatggtatagggggaaaacgagcaggcgaatcgtctgatggtaagcgattaccgtcgcccatggacacctgcaacaccagaagagtcacaagtgcgttgccggcctttaaggtaggagtacgctcttttcttgaaaacttgaaggtcatgtTGTAGAGGAGGTGGATCTTCAGCCAGGCAGTTGGAGTGTGGCAGGGCTCAGAAATAAAATATGGAAAGTATCCGACACGGAGCTTTATTGACTTTGATACTTTGGTACAACAGATGATGATTATATACTTGTAACACGTTAAACGGAGGATTTAGAATTATATGGTAAATATTAGTACGCAGACCGGACACAGAGGTCAAGAGGTTCAGACAgaagtgacagatcaaaattGTGTTACAATATGCAAGAAAGCGAAACCAGTGATGCCATATCCTTCATGTCCAAATGTAAAGAATGACATTCACTAACACTTCCCCTCAAGCTTTACATAACAATATAGAGGCGTAGAGAAAACTACAGTAAAAATTTCTCAAACTCTACGACTCTACATTTCACAGCTCTACCAACTATAAATTACTGCTCTACCATAGACCTCAAACACAAACCCTTAACAAATTTGACATGCTTACAGTTAGGTAGAGCCTTGGTCATAATATCTGCCAACATATCAGCTGTAGAGAGATACCTTATATCTACATGGTGCAACCTAACAATATCTTTTACAAAATGAAATCTTATATCTATGTGTTTTGTCCTCTTATGACAATATTCCTTTAATTCGAGCAACTTTAGGGCACTCTGATTATCATTGAAGACGGTAAGCTTACAATGTTTATTGAAAATTTCGTACATGAAATTCCTAATAAAACAAAGCTCTTTACAGGCGTCACCTATCGCCAAATACTCAGCTTCGGTGCTCGATAAAGCAACACAGCGTTGCTTACGAGACTCCCAGTTTACAACAGAGTCTCCAACCTTAATGACAAAACCACTATAAGACTTTCTGTCAATAGGATCGTTGGCCCAATCTGCATCAGCATATACGGTTACATTAACATTACTACTTTTAGAAAATACTAAGCCATAATCAATGGTCCCACTAAGATAACGCAGTAACCTTTTTGCAGCAAGCCAATGATCCTGTGAGAAACACATATTATATTGACTAAGCTGACTAAGAGCAAAAGATATGTCCGGCCGAGTgcatacagataaatacattaaaCTGCCAATTAATTCTCTATATGGATAAACATCTTGAgccaaacaattatttttatctacattCTGAAATTTATAATTGACAGACATTGGAGTGGAGACTGCTTTACAATTGCTCATGCCAAAACGAACAAGTAATTTTCTAATATATTCAGATTGACACAATATTATTTTGTCTCCACTTTTGTTCCTATGCACATTCATACCTAAACAATTTCTAATAATACCCAAGTGTTTACACTCGAATTCTTTCattaataatttacatatatgtTCTTTTTCGGTAGAGCTATtagaaaatatgtaaaaatcatcaacatatagAGCTATTATTGTAAGCTCTTTACCTTTATTCTTAGTGTAAACGCAGGGCTCACATTTACTTTGAGAGTAACCAttggaaattaaaaattcatttaCTTTAGAATTCCATACTCTACTTGCCTGCTTAAGGCCATAAATACTCTTATGAAGCAAACacactttatttttatctacaaCAAATCCCAATGGCTGCTCCATATAAATGCGCTCTGAAAGCTCTCCATGTAAGAAGGCACTTGTTACATCAATATGTTCCATGTCCATATTTAATTCAGTTgccaaacaaaataataatctcATTGTAGAATGACGAACAACTGGTGAAaaggtttcatcaaaatcaatgCCATATTTTTGAGTAAATCCGCGAGCCACTAATCTAGCCTtgtgtttaataaaattacctGAGGCATCGCTCTTTACTTTATATACCCATTTACTTTTAATGACATTATGATTACTAGGTCTGTCTACCAACTcccaaacattattatttaaaagagaGTCATATTCAGTCTGCATAGCCATTTGCCATTTATCTGCATTTGAACTAGACATAGCCTCTTCATAGGACATGGGCTCTTCATAAATAGTATTACGAACTAGCATCGACGTGTCAGATAAATCGTAATCATTATACCTGATCGGTCTTCTAGTGGAACGAACGGGTCGTTCGCACAATGTGACTGGTACCTGTGGCGCCATCTCTGGAGCCGTCACATCTTCTTCCCCTCGAACGAGCGTCTCGTCCGTTGATGAAGACTGGTGAGAGTCGTCAGTTTCACTGTCTGCGCCACTCGTCGCTACTGGGCTGCAGAATGACGAATCACCTGAAACTGGAGAAGTAAAATTTTCAGGACTCGAAACTTCAGGAGATAAAAAGTTCTGGGGTCCTACTTCCTCATCATAAACACTATTATTAGAGTcatgaattaaaatattattatcattagcTATTTGaccattatttaaattattattaccatTATTATCTAATATCATAGTTTGGTCAATACTATCATAAAAATCCATATTAATATCATTATGAGACTTTTCTCTATGATTggaaataaattcattttctaaaaatatcacATTCCGAGACACAATAATATGATTGGGGCTAGAGGGGTCTATCAGTCTATAACCCTTTGAACACTCACTGTAACCtacaaaaatacaatgtttactTTTTGGATCAAGCTTGTCACGTTTGGCCTTTGGAATAAGTGACAACGCTTTGCAGCCAAAAATTCTCAGATGACTGAGATCAACTTTTTGTCCTGACCATACCTCTTCAGGAATCCTACCGGGAACTGCAGACGTAGGGcttcgattttttaaataaatagcagTGGCTACCGCTTCACCCCAGTACTGCTTACCTAAGCCAGACTCCCTGAGCATACATCGAGctttttcaaacaaaattcGGTTGAGCCTCTCCGCAACACCATTCTGCTGCGGGCTATATGGCACAGTAGTTTCATGAATAATCCCCtctttttctaaatacttagCAAAATTCTTGCTGCAGTATTCGCCACCACCATCGGAACGTAGTCTCTTAATACATAAATCTGTCTGTTTCTCTACAgtagctttaaaaataataaatttggacAATACCTCTGATTTCTTCTTAAGAAAATATCCAAAAGATTTTCTTGAGTAGTCGTCTGTAAAAGTCACCAGGTATCTAGCACCTCCAAGGCTGCAGACAGGCAGTGGCCCACACACGTCCGAGTGGATGAGCTCCAATAGTTGTCCAGAACGTCTGGATCCATGACTGGGAAAAGACATCATTGCCTGCTTCCCCTCAATGCATGACACACACTCCTTTAAGCTCGCATCATGCTGTGGACTCTGAAACAGAACACCGGAAGCCAACTCTCTAAGAGCACACATACCACGGGAGTTAAGGTGTCCAAGCCTCTTGTGCCAAATCTCCATTGACACCATTAAAGCTGCATCTGTATTGTGCTGATCCTGTGAACATAAAACATTATGCCTATTCCTACAGACAGACTCAACATTGTCCAAAAAATAGATACCTTTACTTTTTGTGGCCGACATTACTAAAGATTCACCCAAATGaatataacaattattatttaaaaaatttactGACAAATCCTTCTCACACAGTTTGCTAATACTGATCAAATTAGTTGAGAGTTTAGGTATAAACATAACATCagttaaagtaattataatattgttaattcTAAAAGTGACATCACCTCGACCATTACACAAAAGAGTATCACCATTAGCTACTGTTACATTACTGTTATAGCCTTTAAGAGTTCCTTCTATAAACCAACTACGGTCCCTGCACATGTGTGCAGTTGCCCCTGAGTCCAGGATCCAGTTGTCTTCTGCACTCGCTTGAAACGCAGTCGCCAGGAACACATGATCGCTCTTCTTTTCATTTTTCAACTTGAAGCATTTAGCTTTCACATGCCCCGGTTTCTTGCAATGGTGACAGACAATCAATTTCTTTCTTCTCAAAGTAAATGCAAGTTCACCAGTGGTAGAATCACCGTTTTGCCTTCGCAGTTCTTCTTGTAATAAGCGGGTCCTAACCAATTCGCTGGTCAACTTAGCTGCCGTTGTCGCTGTCCCAAGACTGGATACTAGGTTGTCATACTCCTGGGGTAACCCAAAAAGAAGAATCTCGGCTATTTCCTCGTCCTCTATGGTACGTCCTATGTCTGCTAGCTGCTGCACCAGTATCATAATAGTGTTTATATAGACAGTCATATTTTCACATTGACTAAAGGTGTAATTTTCGCATAAGCATTACTCTACGGAACAGACCtttatcttcaaatatatttgCTAGGGCATCCCAAGCTTCCTTGGCTGTTTGCTTGTCGCGCACATGTTGAATGCAGGTGGGCTTCACTCCCAAGCAAATTCGAGCCAGCGCTCTGTCCATTTTAACACCATTGGTTTCAGTGCCAAGCACGCAAGACCACAAACCCTCCATAACAAGAATCATTTTCATCGTGAATTTCCAATTATGATAATTGGCAGCTCCTTCGAGCTTTTCGTGGCCGTAAGTATCAAATTTGCTCACCGGTTCTTGATGCATTGCTCCGCCCACGTTGCCGGATGCGCTGCCAACCCGTTCAGTATTTATTTCCAAGTTACGATCGCCGTCCATAGCGTAAGGATTATCGCCGTCCCGATCCAATGAGGCACCACGTGCCGGCATGCAGCGCCAAGTCGATCGTACGACAAATCCGCCGCCCTGCCACTAACGTTGAATGACTTAGGGAATGCGCAATGATAAACGCAAGATAAAAAAAGATAAGAAAACGTGATCTGAGCCGATAACTTGTTGAGGAGGTGGATCTTCAGCCAGGCAGTTGGAGTGTGGCAGGGCTCAGAAATAAAATATGGAAAGTATCCGACACGGAGCTTTATTGACTTTGATACTTTGGTACAACAGATGATGATTATATACTTGTAACACGTTAAACGGAGGATTTAGAATTATATGGTAAATATTAGTACGCAGACCGGACACAGAGGTCAAGAGGTTCAGACAgaagtgacagatcaaaattGTGTTACAATATGCAAGAAAGCGAAACCAGTGATGCCATATCCTTCATGTCCAAATGTAAAGAATGACATTCACTAAcacatatcggtccgggaataccgcaggcgatagttcattccagagttttgctgtacgaggcaggaaatttctggaaaaacgcacagtagaggaccgccaaccatcgaGTTATTAGCTCTTCCGCTCGGAGTAGATGTATATgccacggcggctgctgcaaaacgcgtactgcgcgccaccgctctgctaaCACGACTGCTCGCTGACGTGTGCTCCGAGAGGaaggctacgaattagcccgaaacatgtcgagctat
Protein-coding regions in this window:
- the LOC141429156 gene encoding uncharacterized protein, translating into MAISRLSIIKCLELALTCSCVAIHAVSFNTDVETGMLVTGTFVGYLIVFAGAAAGYFLQTPSHKRIDIFYTLIGVGLFVASGAILIDRYHNATRTEEVKKMLAKASLSIINGGVLLIDAIVTQRGG
- the LOC141429155 gene encoding uncharacterized protein — encoded protein: MKLNLVQLILVLLLTCLVESSKLSDKASYISNSEFEFRVQLSVVWCRSNPGDVTAFLTNYQGSVKTIYIDALIDNQTIAFQQAILFITTYHEFLYFVDKMDTKIIVPSKVIVILSSLKTESVLNLITETAWEHDIADLIILNSEDAGQTVEMFTYFPYSSSNGCGNTSAVKMDLIKSNFYPRKFNNFHGCEVNISGRTVFPYFICTNNTEAAGDNGGIFKKWLTILFGCLNTTLNWMCAGEVKGDSDNPGFELIHKKYDVYASIFLDENFIIEVLSLPILYFCEIAWCGPPQREIYVWAKVIVPMISNITALLGITLFVLAVVLKVIHRIESYKGNKKSPLIVWTTLAIFLGQQANYVSKSFLMNLLFLLWIWFSLIVGLIYQGELVRGLQTQHLEPRFGTLENAIKLLDGYGGSRLMKYYQKGTSIEENFEVLPYETVVSYIPEIADGKRFLVATDKLRMKGYTSLQFLDKSVIHLPLAPIVRPRWGAIVELESLTLRSAESGLSEKLFRDLYVELTKQVVHSSSQQWSTLSLDLVTLSTCFYGLAIMYILCFVIFCIEIVYDWLFTPSIKGVFEVRNVNKVHLS